A window of the Sphingomonas piscis genome harbors these coding sequences:
- the hpf gene encoding ribosome hibernation-promoting factor, HPF/YfiA family, whose product MDVRVSGHQVDTGETLREHAAQRISDIAEKYFSRAIGANVTFGRGPHNDFTCDILAPVAQGVVLKASHSAQEAQIAFNGAADRIEKQLRRYVRRLKDHKAEPAAYVENAGYTVFSPANEDVEEAPDSPLVVAETRVDIPESSVSDAVMLMDLRNTNALLFKNSASGEFNMIYRREDGNIGWVEPKLA is encoded by the coding sequence GTGGACGTTCGGGTTTCAGGCCATCAGGTCGACACGGGTGAGACGCTGCGCGAGCATGCCGCCCAGCGCATTTCGGACATCGCCGAAAAATATTTCTCGCGCGCGATCGGCGCCAATGTGACGTTCGGACGCGGGCCGCACAATGATTTTACCTGCGACATTCTGGCACCCGTTGCTCAAGGCGTCGTGCTCAAGGCGTCGCACAGCGCTCAAGAGGCGCAGATCGCCTTCAACGGCGCCGCCGACCGGATCGAAAAGCAGTTGCGCCGCTATGTGCGGCGTCTGAAGGATCACAAGGCCGAACCGGCCGCTTACGTCGAGAATGCCGGCTACACTGTATTCTCGCCTGCCAACGAGGATGTGGAGGAAGCGCCGGACAGCCCGCTGGTGGTCGCCGAAACCCGCGTCGATATTCCCGAGTCTAGCGTCTCTGACGCGGTGATGCTGATGGACCTCCGCAATACCAACGCGCTCTTGTTCAAGAATAGTGCGTCTGGCGAGTTCAACATGATCTACCGCCGGGAAGACGGCAACATCGGCTGGGTCGAGCCAAAGCTCGCCTGA
- the dnaQ gene encoding DNA polymerase III subunit epsilon: MREVVFDTETTGLNPAGGDRLVEIGCVEMFNRVETGRHFHAYFNPDRLMPSEAEAVHGLSTIFLSDKPRFGERVEELLEFLGDAPLVAHNASFDFGFLNHELTLCGRPLVCMTRMVDTLVIARTRHPGAKHSLDALCTRFGVDRSQRVKHGALLDAQLLAQVYVELTGGRQIGLGLVADTQDARLADVPGTIRVREPRAPRPHHAAFEELERHRAFIAKLDNALWHRFAQAS, translated from the coding sequence ATGCGGGAAGTGGTGTTCGATACGGAAACGACCGGACTCAACCCGGCCGGCGGCGACCGGCTGGTGGAGATCGGTTGTGTCGAGATGTTCAACCGGGTCGAGACGGGCCGGCACTTTCACGCATATTTCAACCCTGACCGGTTGATGCCGAGCGAGGCGGAGGCGGTGCACGGCCTCAGCACCATCTTCCTTTCCGACAAGCCGCGCTTCGGTGAGCGGGTCGAAGAGTTGCTGGAATTTCTGGGCGATGCACCGTTGGTCGCGCATAATGCCAGCTTCGACTTCGGCTTCCTCAATCACGAACTGACCCTCTGCGGGCGGCCGCTCGTCTGCATGACCCGAATGGTCGACACGTTGGTGATCGCCCGGACTCGTCACCCGGGTGCCAAGCACAGCCTCGACGCCTTGTGCACGCGCTTCGGCGTCGACCGCAGCCAGCGCGTGAAGCACGGCGCCCTGCTCGACGCTCAACTGCTTGCACAGGTCTATGTCGAGCTGACGGGTGGGCGGCAGATCGGGCTCGGACTGGTCGCCGACACGCAGGATGCCAGGCTTGCCGACGTGCCGGGAACGATCCGAGTCCGGGAACCCAGGGCGCCGCGGCCTCATCACGCCGCATTCGAGGAACTTGAACGTCACCGCGCGTTTATCGCTAAGCTCGACAACGCGCTCTGGCACCGGTTCGCTCAGGCCAGTTGA
- a CDS encoding YcgN family cysteine cluster protein, with translation MNDDKPFWEKPLSSLDRGQWEALCDGCGRCCLHKLEDEDSGLLYPTNVACRLLDRRTGLCRDYKHRKKIVDDCVKLGPDNLDALEWLPDTCAYRLRADDRPLPRWHYLVSGSRETVHDAGQSTRGWTVSEDDAGDLEFHIVERPL, from the coding sequence ATGAACGATGACAAGCCATTCTGGGAAAAGCCACTTTCTTCGCTGGACCGGGGCCAGTGGGAAGCCCTGTGCGACGGCTGCGGCCGCTGCTGCCTCCACAAGCTCGAGGACGAGGACAGCGGCCTTCTCTACCCGACTAACGTGGCGTGCCGGTTGCTCGATCGCCGCACCGGTCTGTGCCGCGACTATAAGCACCGAAAGAAGATCGTCGACGATTGCGTCAAACTCGGACCAGACAATCTCGATGCCCTCGAATGGCTGCCTGACACCTGCGCCTATCGCCTTCGTGCGGACGACCGGCCGCTTCCGAGGTGGCACTATCTGGTTAGCGGGAGCCGTGAGACGGTTCATGATGCCGGACAGTCGACGCGCGGGTGGACCGTCAGCGAGGATGACGCCGGGGATCTGGAGTTCCACATCGTCGAACGGCCGCTCTGA
- the coaE gene encoding dephospho-CoA kinase (Dephospho-CoA kinase (CoaE) performs the final step in coenzyme A biosynthesis.), producing MIKIALTGSIGMGKSTVAQMFAAQGIPVFDADAEVRAIQADDADLIAAIGKLFPDAVRAGRLDRTVLARLAPMSPERLAKLEALIHPRVRIRRDEFIAAHATARALLFEIPLLFETGGEGEFDKVIVVSALPGIQRARALARPGMTAAKLDAILARQMPDRDKRSRADFVIDTDTDLSTTERQVTDIIACLGLAQSR from the coding sequence ATGATCAAGATCGCCCTCACCGGCTCCATCGGCATGGGGAAATCCACGGTCGCGCAGATGTTCGCAGCACAAGGAATTCCGGTGTTCGACGCCGATGCGGAGGTTCGGGCGATCCAGGCCGATGATGCGGACCTCATCGCCGCCATCGGCAAGCTTTTCCCGGACGCCGTTCGGGCTGGTCGACTCGATCGTACGGTGTTGGCCAGGCTTGCACCAATGAGCCCAGAGCGGTTGGCGAAGCTCGAAGCATTGATTCACCCGCGGGTGCGGATCCGCCGCGACGAGTTCATCGCCGCCCATGCGACGGCCAGGGCGCTGCTCTTCGAAATACCTTTGCTGTTCGAAACGGGTGGCGAGGGCGAATTCGACAAAGTGATCGTCGTTTCTGCGCTCCCCGGAATTCAGCGCGCCCGCGCTCTGGCACGGCCCGGTATGACCGCTGCCAAGCTCGATGCGATTCTCGCCAGACAAATGCCCGACCGGGACAAACGATCACGCGCCGATTTCGTGATCGACACCGACACTGACCTATCCACAACTGAGCGTCAGGTGACCGACATCATCGCTTGTCTGGGACTCGCACAAAGCCGATAA
- the hemE gene encoding uroporphyrinogen decarboxylase — MMRQAGRYLPEYRALRQEKGGFLELVYDGNAAAEITLQPLRRFPQLDAAILFSDILIVPYALGQDLTFVAGEGPRLSPPLLGAPLDGLTAAPERLQPIYDTVAKVKAQLTPRKTLIGFAGAPWTVATYMIAGQGSRDQADSRALAYLDPTRFGRIIDAIADMTVDYLSGQIQAGAECVQLFDSWAGSLSPEQFERWVIAPTSRIVAAFKTRHPGIPVIGFPKGAGGKLPAYAEQTGIDAVGIDETVDPVWASRALPNGMPVQGNLDPLALLTGGEALGDAVQRVLDAFADRPHIFNLGHGIIKETPIAHVETLMQLVKGR, encoded by the coding sequence ATGATGCGCCAGGCCGGGCGCTACCTTCCGGAGTATCGCGCGTTGCGGCAGGAGAAGGGCGGCTTTCTGGAGCTGGTCTACGACGGCAATGCTGCAGCGGAGATCACGCTTCAGCCGCTGAGGCGTTTCCCGCAGCTCGACGCCGCCATCCTCTTCTCCGACATCCTGATCGTTCCCTACGCGCTAGGCCAAGATCTGACATTCGTTGCGGGCGAAGGACCACGGCTCTCCCCACCGCTGCTTGGTGCGCCCCTGGACGGCCTGACGGCGGCTCCAGAGCGCCTACAGCCGATTTACGACACGGTGGCCAAGGTGAAGGCCCAACTTACGCCCCGGAAGACGCTGATCGGCTTTGCCGGCGCTCCCTGGACGGTCGCGACCTACATGATCGCAGGCCAGGGAAGCCGCGATCAGGCGGACAGCCGTGCCTTGGCCTATCTCGACCCTACCCGGTTCGGCCGGATCATCGACGCCATCGCCGACATGACGGTGGATTATCTCTCAGGCCAGATTCAGGCTGGGGCGGAGTGCGTGCAATTGTTCGACAGCTGGGCGGGCAGCCTGTCACCCGAACAGTTCGAGCGCTGGGTCATCGCCCCGACGAGCCGGATCGTCGCTGCCTTTAAGACGCGCCACCCAGGCATTCCCGTGATCGGCTTCCCGAAGGGCGCAGGCGGCAAGTTGCCCGCTTATGCCGAACAGACCGGAATCGATGCGGTGGGGATCGACGAGACAGTTGATCCGGTCTGGGCCAGCCGCGCTTTGCCCAATGGGATGCCGGTGCAGGGCAATCTCGATCCGCTTGCGTTGCTCACAGGCGGAGAAGCATTGGGCGATGCCGTGCAACGGGTGCTTGACGCATTCGCGGACCGCCCGCACATCTTCAATCTTGGCCACGGGATCATCAAGGAAACCCCGATCGCGCATGTCGAGACTTTGATGCAGCTGGTGAAGGGGCGTTGA
- a CDS encoding metal-dependent hydrolase — MPTVITHALLPLIGAAAVPQARLTRPLIMVGMAAAMLPDADLVSRWFGVPHAADFGHRGATHTLLFALLIGGAAALCFRKRRLSAFLFVMLSNLSHSLADMLTGGGKGIMLLWPMDHERWKFLVHPVQVSPIGLQGFESGAIWPVFASELMWLLLPAVLLAAFLRFTAKSVAARPGVIDSGGKPT; from the coding sequence GTGCCGACCGTCATCACGCACGCATTGCTGCCGCTGATCGGGGCGGCGGCGGTACCGCAAGCACGCTTGACGCGGCCTTTGATCATGGTGGGCATGGCCGCCGCCATGCTACCCGACGCGGACTTGGTGAGCCGCTGGTTCGGCGTGCCGCACGCTGCGGATTTCGGTCATCGAGGTGCGACTCACACCTTGCTGTTTGCGCTCCTGATCGGCGGAGCTGCCGCTCTTTGCTTCCGTAAGCGACGGTTAAGCGCATTCCTTTTCGTCATGCTCAGCAATTTGTCGCACTCGCTCGCGGACATGCTGACGGGTGGAGGGAAGGGCATCATGTTGCTCTGGCCCATGGACCATGAACGATGGAAGTTCCTCGTCCACCCCGTCCAGGTCTCGCCAATCGGCTTGCAGGGGTTCGAGAGCGGTGCAATCTGGCCGGTGTTCGCCTCGGAATTGATGTGGCTGCTACTTCCGGCCGTGTTGCTCGCAGCTTTCCTTCGCTTCACGGCAAAAAGTGTAGCCGCCCGGCCTGGCGTGATTGACAGCGGCGGCAAGCCTACATAA
- a CDS encoding cell wall hydrolase, translating into MIANRAKSNGRFPPSYCGVLFQRSQFSFIRGRSLPSVPRASRQWQTAVAVAKVVDQELKDSSVGNALFFHAKRVSPGWRLKRVASIGNHVFYR; encoded by the coding sequence GTGATCGCCAATCGCGCCAAGTCGAACGGCCGTTTTCCGCCGTCCTACTGTGGGGTGTTGTTCCAGCGTAGCCAGTTCTCCTTCATCCGCGGCCGGTCGCTCCCCAGCGTCCCCCGCGCCAGCCGGCAGTGGCAGACCGCAGTGGCTGTCGCAAAGGTAGTCGATCAGGAGCTGAAGGATTCGTCCGTCGGTAACGCGCTCTTCTTCCACGCCAAGCGGGTCTCGCCGGGCTGGCGGCTGAAGCGTGTCGCCTCCATCGGCAATCACGTCTTCTATCGCTAA
- a CDS encoding PTS sugar transporter subunit IIA, translating into MQLHDLIDFDAVRTSMSAGNKRSLLQQLSSLAASRLGLDPAMILASVSEREKLGSTGFGHGVAIPHGKVDGLNRIYCLLVRLAEPIDYKAIDEKPVDLVFLLLSPVDAGGEHLKALAAISRVTRHAHILEKLRGARSRDALAAVLLSADERDAA; encoded by the coding sequence ATGCAGCTGCACGATCTCATCGACTTCGACGCCGTCCGGACGAGCATGTCGGCCGGCAACAAGAGGTCTTTGCTGCAGCAGCTCTCTTCATTGGCCGCGTCTCGCCTCGGGCTGGATCCGGCGATGATCCTGGCCAGCGTCAGCGAACGGGAAAAGCTCGGCTCCACCGGCTTCGGTCATGGCGTTGCCATTCCTCATGGCAAGGTCGACGGCCTTAATCGTATTTACTGCCTGCTTGTGAGGCTGGCCGAGCCGATCGACTATAAGGCGATCGATGAAAAACCGGTGGATCTGGTTTTCCTGCTTCTGTCGCCCGTCGATGCGGGCGGCGAGCATCTGAAGGCCCTGGCGGCAATCAGCCGCGTCACGCGGCACGCCCATATTCTCGAGAAATTGCGTGGAGCACGCAGCCGCGACGCGTTGGCCGCCGTGCTTCTCAGCGCGGACGAGCGAGACGCCGCCTGA
- a CDS encoding MmcB family DNA repair protein, giving the protein MFCRRDLFAICEVPLPNGRRADMMAIDPKGGLTIVEIKVSKADLVGDGKWTDYLEYCDRFYWAVPPSLSHILAEERFLPGEAGLIVADRYDAAVAREPAERPVAPARRKAELLRFARRAARRLSVQIDPSLGDWS; this is encoded by the coding sequence CTGTTCTGCCGCCGCGACCTGTTCGCCATCTGTGAGGTTCCGCTGCCCAACGGACGGCGCGCGGATATGATGGCAATCGATCCTAAGGGCGGTCTGACTATCGTCGAGATCAAGGTGTCGAAAGCGGACCTGGTCGGCGACGGCAAGTGGACCGACTATCTCGAATATTGCGACCGCTTCTATTGGGCCGTGCCGCCAAGCTTGTCCCATATTCTCGCCGAAGAACGCTTCCTTCCCGGCGAAGCGGGGCTGATCGTCGCCGATCGCTACGATGCCGCCGTAGCTCGGGAGCCTGCGGAACGGCCCGTGGCTCCTGCACGGCGCAAGGCGGAGTTGCTCCGGTTCGCGCGCCGTGCCGCGCGGCGGCTTTCCGTGCAGATCGACCCCAGTCTTGGTGACTGGAGTTAA
- a CDS encoding Maf family protein: MLEAAGVPFSVQPSSVDETQMKLRLDPTEIALELAKAKALNVSGSHAGDWVIGSDSVVSVEGRVFDKPRSLDEAAEHLRLFSGKTMRLTSAVALARGGQIDWVHEETADLHVRPLSNAFIADYLSEEWPAVSFCVGVFRIEGRGVQLFNRVEGSHFTILGMPLLPLLSALRQRDQLSE; the protein is encoded by the coding sequence ATGCTGGAGGCGGCTGGCGTGCCGTTCAGCGTGCAGCCGTCGTCCGTTGACGAAACCCAGATGAAGCTGAGGCTCGACCCTACGGAGATCGCGCTGGAACTTGCCAAGGCCAAGGCACTGAACGTGAGCGGATCGCATGCAGGCGACTGGGTAATCGGCAGCGACTCGGTCGTCAGCGTGGAAGGAAGGGTCTTCGACAAACCGCGCAGCCTGGATGAAGCGGCGGAGCATCTTCGCCTTTTTTCCGGCAAGACGATGCGGCTCACCAGCGCTGTGGCGCTCGCCCGTGGTGGTCAAATCGATTGGGTGCACGAGGAAACGGCCGATTTGCATGTTCGGCCTTTAAGCAATGCCTTCATTGCCGATTATTTGTCGGAGGAGTGGCCTGCCGTCAGCTTTTGCGTCGGCGTGTTCCGGATCGAAGGGCGCGGCGTTCAGCTCTTTAATCGGGTGGAGGGTAGCCATTTCACTATCCTCGGCATGCCGCTGCTGCCGCTACTCAGCGCATTGCGGCAGCGCGATCAGCTGTCCGAATGA
- the rho gene encoding transcription termination factor Rho produces MHLKDLKQKSPAELVAMAEEMGVEGASTLRKQDLMFSILKVQADNGAEIMGTGTIEVLNDGFGFLRSPEANYLAGPDDIYVAPNHVRRFGLRTGDTVEGEIRAPKDGERYFALTRVSSINFDDPDAVRHRVNFDNLTPLYPDQKLRLDTLDPTIKDKSARVIDIVAPLGKGQRALIVAPPRTGKTVLLQNIARAITDNNPEVFLIVLLIDERPEEVTDMQRSVKGEVISSTFDEPASRHVQVAEMVIEKAKRLVEHKKDVVILLDSITRLGRAYNTVVPSSGKVLTGGVDANALQRPKRFFGAARNIEEGGSLSIIATALIDTGSKMDEVIFEEFKGTGNSEIVLDRKVSDKRIFPSLDVGKSGTRKEELLVEQNVLTKMWVLRRILMQMGTVDAMQFLLDKMKDAKSNEDFFASMNQ; encoded by the coding sequence ATGCATCTCAAGGACTTGAAGCAGAAAAGCCCCGCCGAACTGGTCGCCATGGCCGAGGAAATGGGCGTTGAGGGCGCTTCAACGCTGCGCAAGCAGGACCTCATGTTCTCCATCCTCAAGGTTCAGGCCGACAATGGCGCCGAGATCATGGGGACCGGCACCATCGAGGTGTTGAACGACGGCTTCGGCTTTCTGCGCAGTCCGGAGGCGAATTATCTCGCCGGTCCCGATGACATCTATGTCGCGCCCAATCATGTCCGCCGCTTCGGTCTTCGTACCGGCGACACGGTCGAGGGCGAGATCCGCGCTCCCAAGGACGGCGAGCGCTACTTTGCGCTGACCCGGGTCAGCTCAATCAATTTCGATGATCCGGATGCCGTGCGCCACCGCGTCAATTTCGACAATCTGACGCCGCTCTATCCGGACCAGAAGCTGCGGCTCGACACGCTCGATCCGACCATCAAGGACAAGAGCGCGCGGGTGATCGACATCGTCGCTCCGCTCGGCAAGGGCCAGCGAGCGCTGATCGTGGCGCCGCCGCGGACCGGCAAGACCGTGCTGCTACAGAACATCGCGCGGGCGATCACCGACAATAATCCGGAGGTTTTCCTGATCGTGCTGCTGATCGACGAGCGGCCGGAGGAAGTCACCGACATGCAGCGTTCGGTGAAGGGCGAGGTTATATCCTCGACCTTTGATGAGCCGGCGTCTCGCCACGTCCAGGTCGCTGAGATGGTGATCGAGAAGGCCAAGCGCCTGGTCGAGCATAAGAAGGACGTCGTGATCCTCCTCGACTCCATCACCCGCCTGGGCCGCGCCTATAACACGGTGGTGCCGAGCTCGGGCAAGGTGCTGACCGGCGGTGTAGACGCCAATGCTTTGCAGCGGCCGAAGCGCTTCTTCGGCGCTGCCCGGAACATCGAGGAAGGTGGCTCCCTGTCTATCATCGCCACGGCGCTGATCGACACCGGCTCCAAGATGGACGAGGTCATCTTCGAAGAGTTCAAGGGCACCGGCAACAGCGAAATCGTGCTCGACCGCAAGGTCTCCGACAAGCGCATCTTCCCGTCGCTCGACGTTGGCAAGTCCGGCACCCGCAAGGAAGAGCTGCTGGTCGAGCAGAATGTGCTCACCAAGATGTGGGTGCTCCGCCGTATCCTGATGCAAATGGGCACGGTCGACGCGATGCAATTCCTGCTCGACAAGATGAAGGATGCCAAGTCCAACGAGGACTTCTTCGCTTCTATGAATCAATAA
- a CDS encoding CopD family protein → MDGLVGFLGNAYPWVKAAHLTFVIFWMAGLFILPRFYVYHHETTPGSAEDRAWIEREERVRSIILGPAMGLVWILGLLLAANIGAWHQGWFVAKFLMVVALSGYQGWLAVYGKRLAQGKRPLENRTLRIMNEIPGIAAALIVVLVIVKPF, encoded by the coding sequence ATGGACGGCTTGGTTGGCTTCCTTGGTAATGCTTATCCGTGGGTGAAGGCGGCGCATCTGACCTTTGTCATCTTCTGGATGGCCGGTTTGTTCATCCTGCCCCGATTCTATGTCTACCATCATGAAACGACGCCTGGGTCGGCCGAGGACCGCGCCTGGATCGAACGGGAGGAGCGGGTCCGGTCGATCATCCTTGGGCCAGCGATGGGGCTGGTTTGGATCCTGGGCTTGTTGCTAGCCGCGAACATCGGCGCTTGGCACCAGGGCTGGTTCGTCGCCAAGTTCCTCATGGTGGTCGCGCTGAGCGGTTATCAGGGCTGGCTTGCGGTCTACGGAAAGCGCCTTGCCCAAGGCAAACGGCCGCTTGAAAATCGCACGCTCCGGATCATGAATGAGATCCCCGGAATCGCCGCGGCGCTGATTGTCGTCCTGGTGATCGTCAAACCTTTCTAG
- a CDS encoding DUF1491 family protein has product MAERLAAAVEVSGLLRSVQAGGDFGAVLRRGDAERGSILLVIACRGRHVVCLQRQLDFMSGDYRWERVGPAAEASSAEIRDFLNQQARIDPDLWQIELDIASTERFIAETTGKG; this is encoded by the coding sequence ATGGCTGAACGGCTTGCGGCCGCCGTCGAGGTCAGCGGCTTGCTTCGCAGCGTCCAGGCTGGCGGCGACTTCGGCGCGGTCCTTCGTCGGGGGGACGCGGAACGCGGCAGTATCTTGCTTGTGATTGCGTGCCGGGGGCGCCACGTCGTCTGCTTGCAACGGCAGCTCGACTTCATGAGCGGTGACTATCGCTGGGAGCGGGTCGGGCCTGCAGCCGAGGCAAGTTCGGCGGAAATCCGAGATTTCCTGAATCAGCAGGCCCGAATCGATCCGGATTTGTGGCAAATCGAACTGGACATCGCGTCGACGGAACGATTCATCGCTGAAACGACTGGCAAAGGTTGA
- a CDS encoding M48 family metallopeptidase yields the protein MAELLRLEALPVPLELRPMRSARRVRLRYDEVRQVLRMTCPAGLSRRRALTWASEQQDWVLAQIARAGEQEVLCDGAVIPLEGQEVRLRWVDSAARTPVIVGGELIGGGPPACFGMRVERFLRDRALQLLSAETQEYAAKAGVSCRSVGVGDASSRWGSCSADGRIRYSWRLIMAPPAARRFVVAHEVAHLVHLNHGPKFKALEDELLEGDVQAARALLRQVGPRLRRVVGRL from the coding sequence ATGGCCGAATTGCTCCGGCTCGAGGCGCTGCCGGTCCCGCTTGAACTGCGCCCCATGCGCTCCGCACGACGAGTGCGGCTTCGTTACGATGAGGTTCGGCAGGTCCTGCGGATGACCTGTCCCGCCGGGCTTAGCCGCAGGCGGGCGCTGACCTGGGCAAGCGAGCAGCAGGATTGGGTGCTCGCCCAAATCGCAAGAGCAGGGGAGCAGGAGGTGCTTTGCGACGGGGCGGTGATCCCGTTGGAAGGTCAGGAGGTGCGTCTACGCTGGGTCGACAGCGCGGCCCGAACTCCGGTCATCGTCGGCGGCGAGCTGATCGGCGGCGGTCCGCCAGCATGCTTCGGGATGCGTGTGGAACGTTTCCTGCGCGATCGAGCGCTCCAGCTTCTATCGGCTGAAACTCAGGAATATGCCGCCAAAGCTGGTGTATCATGCCGCTCGGTTGGAGTTGGAGACGCATCGTCGCGCTGGGGCAGCTGCTCTGCCGACGGAAGGATCCGGTACAGCTGGCGCCTCATCATGGCACCGCCCGCGGCCCGGCGTTTCGTCGTCGCGCACGAAGTCGCGCACCTCGTCCACCTCAACCATGGGCCGAAGTTCAAAGCGCTTGAGGACGAGCTACTCGAAGGCGACGTGCAGGCCGCCCGCGCCTTACTGCGCCAGGTCGGCCCCCGATTGCGACGGGTCGTCGGCCGGCTCTGA
- a CDS encoding ankyrin repeat domain-containing protein: MIFHRAVMLGVALAVVGQVPAGAQQTLGNDRETFVNSVDKEDGAKVQELYGKYGKNILNARNGRGDTALTVSMRKRNDWAYFFLAQGADPDLGGAEGDTPLIIASRIGFLGGAEQLIAYGAAVDSRNRRGETPLIVAVQTRQPAIVKLLLENGADPDKKDNFGGRSAREYAQQNSRDREIISLIESTRKKPATAKSADDFRL; this comes from the coding sequence ATGATTTTCCATCGTGCCGTAATGTTAGGCGTGGCGCTGGCCGTTGTCGGCCAAGTTCCGGCCGGCGCTCAGCAGACCCTTGGCAACGACCGCGAAACCTTCGTCAATTCGGTGGACAAAGAGGATGGGGCCAAAGTTCAGGAGCTGTACGGCAAGTATGGCAAGAACATCCTCAATGCGCGCAATGGGAGGGGCGATACCGCTCTGACCGTCAGCATGCGCAAGCGGAACGACTGGGCTTACTTCTTTTTGGCTCAAGGTGCGGATCCCGATCTGGGCGGCGCCGAGGGGGACACGCCGCTGATCATCGCATCCCGGATCGGCTTTCTCGGCGGGGCGGAACAGCTGATCGCCTACGGTGCTGCGGTGGACTCACGCAATCGCCGCGGCGAAACGCCGCTGATCGTAGCCGTGCAGACGCGGCAACCTGCAATCGTGAAGCTTCTTCTCGAAAATGGCGCAGATCCCGACAAGAAGGATAATTTCGGAGGCCGTTCCGCACGCGAATATGCGCAGCAGAACAGCCGCGATCGGGAGATCATCAGCTTGATCGAGTCGACCCGCAAAAAGCCGGCCACGGCGAAAAGCGCCGACGATTTTAGGCTTTAA